The Prunus persica cultivar Lovell chromosome G7, Prunus_persica_NCBIv2, whole genome shotgun sequence genome has a segment encoding these proteins:
- the LOC109950345 gene encoding uncharacterized protein LOC109950345: MGPFPLADPSGSSIAELPASNAAIEPVPPVTANQPTPHPMVTRSRTGTFHPKIPTDGTVKYPFARALLAAVTDQEPTCFSQAQKHAEWRAAMTEEINAILKNNTWTLVPSTPSQNTVGYKWVFRIKRTSDGRLERYKARLVAKGFHQQPSIDYAETFSPVVKPATIRTVLTIAISRGWSLRQLDIKNAFLYGLLKEDVYMA; encoded by the coding sequence ATGGGTCCTTTTCCTCTCGCAGATCCATCAGGCAGTTCTATTGCTGAATTGCCCGCTTCCAATGCTGCAATTGAGCCTGTGCCTCCTGTCACAGCCAATCAGCCCACACCTCACCCGATGGTTACCCGATCCCGCACTGGCACATTCCATCCCAAAATTCCCACTGATGGGACAGTTAAGTATCCCTTTGCTCGTGCTCTTTTGGCAGCTGTCACTGATCAGGAACCGACTTGTTTTTCTCAAGCTCAGAAACATGCTGAATGGCGTGCTGCCATGACAGAAGAAATTAACGCTATTCTGAAGAATAATACTTGGACTCTTGTTCCCTCTACCCCATCTCAAAATACGGTTGGCTACAAATGGGTCTTTCGGATCAAACGTACTTCTGATGGTCGTCTTGAGCGCTACAAAGCCCGTCTTGTTGCTAAGGGTTTTCATCAACAACCCAGTATCGACTACGCTGAAACCTTCAGCCCTGTTGTCAAACCTGCCACCATCCGCACAGTTCTTACTATTGCCATCTCTCGGGGATGGTCCCTCCGCCAACTAGACATCAAAAATGCTTTCCTCTATGGCCTTCTCAAAGAAGATGTCTACATGGCTTAA
- the LOC109950346 gene encoding uncharacterized protein LOC109950346, with protein MSLQVTTKSGGLHISQLKYAHDLLQRHDMLHCKPANTPLAAKVPLSASDGVPLESPSAYREIVGSLQYLTLTRPDLSFAVHSVAQFMAAPRTSHLVAAKRILRYVKGTLDFGLSLSLQQSTARLSAYSDADWASCPIRVALPMATSSI; from the coding sequence ATGAGCCTCCAAGTTACAACCAAATCTGGTGGTCTTCATATCTCACAACTGAAATATGCCCACGACCTACTACAGCGTCATGACATGCTCCACTGCAAACCTGCCAACACTCCATTGGCTGCCAAAGTCCCTTTGTCTGCTTCCGACGGTGTGCCCCTGGAGTCTCCTTCTGCCTACCGTGAGATTGTTGGCAGTCTTCAATACTTGACATTAACTCGCCCGGACTTATCCTTCGCGGTCCACTCCGTTGCTCAGTTCATGGCTGCCCCTCGCACCTCTCACCTTGTCGCTGCCAAACGGATCTTACGGTATGTCAAAGGCACGCTCGACTTTGGTCTCTCTCTTAGCTTGCAACAGTCCACTGCCCGCCTCAGTGCCTACTCTGATGCAGATTGGGCGAGCTGTCCAATTCGCGTTGCTCTACCAATGGCTACCTCATCTATTTAG